TAAACTGGCCGTAGCGCAGCCGTAGTACTTTCTGGTCGTAGCCGATGGTGTTGGAGCGCTCCAGCAGGGTAGCTTGGGGTAGGCCGCGTTTTTCGGACAGCAGCTTTTCGGTATCAATGATGATTTGCCGCTGGCTCCGGAAATAGGCGGGCACCATGTTTACGCCCAGGGCCATATCGGTGCCGGAGTCGTCTACGGTGGTGTCTTCCCACTGCACCAGGTAGCTATCGGAGCGGGCAGTGCGCTGGTGGTTGTCCCAGGTCTGCACGTAGAAATACACTTCGTCGCCGTAGGTGAGGCCCAGCTGGGGCAGACGGAGCAGGTGCGCCAGGGTGGCTTGGGCCGGCTGGCCGCGCAGGCCGCCGCTCAGCTCCGTGGCTACTTCCCTAAACTTCACCGCCTCGCCCTGGCCCTGGGCTACGGTGGCCACCAGGCGGGCCCGGGTCAGGCCGTAATCATCCTGCAGCAGCACGCGCACCGGCACCTGCGGCTTCATGCCAAATTCTACCAGAGTATACGGCTTTGGCGTCTGAATGCGCACCGTAGGGGCCTGGTCGGGCTGTACGTTGATGGCGTAGTCATCGGAGTTCTGCCCCGCAAAGCGCAGGTGATAGAGCACCGATGAGGTAAGCGTAGCCTGCGCGGTGAAGGTATTAGCCTGTCCGGCTACAGGGCGGAAAGGGAGGGTTTGCTTGCCCAGAATAAGTTGGGGCGGCTGCTTGGCGGCCCGGCTCACGCGCACGGTCCAGCGTACCAAAGACCCTTCCGGGCAGCGGAAGGATGGCTGCGAGGCCGCCGAAGTAGCTTGCCGGGTGTAGGCGGGTGGACTAATCAGGATGCGGGTATCCAGCAGGCGCGGGGCCGTGGGCTGGCCCGCGGCCGCAGGGCTTTCCGGAAACCGAATGGCCAAGGCCGGCGCCGCCTCAGAACGAATGGAAGAAGTTGATTTCCACAACGACAACCCTCCAGCCATCAGCAACAGACCCGCGGTGAGAAGTATAGTAGGGCGCCAGGCCACGGGCAGCAATGGCAGCTGGTCAGCAGAAAGTACGGCGAGACGGTTGATGACGTGCTGCTGCTGCAGGCTTTCCAGCAAGCTCAACTCATCAGGCTGACGCAGCAGCAAACCAGCGCTGTCCTCCAACTCTGGATAAAGGCGGTTGAGCTGGCGGGCAGTATGGGCTAAATCAGGCTGCCAAAGCCGGAACAAATACCACAACAATAAGGTGAGCCCCGAGAGGCCCAGAACCAGAGTGGGAGTATGCCAGTTGGTGCCGCGCTGCCAGACTACGCCCAATACCAGCAGCCCTGCCAGCGCAGGAAGGAGTACCTGCACGGTTAGCAGCCGGGCCCTTTGGTGGGCTACCCGCTGTAGTAGTGGATGCGGTGTTGCCAATATTTGGTTTTCCGTTACCCTCATACGGCAGATGCCTTTACAGCCGATAAACGAGCCTGCCGGGATGCTACCAGACGCTCAATAGCCCATACAATTCCCGCTGCCAGTATCCACCAAACCCGCAAATCAAGTGCCACCGGACTTTTAGCCATAACGGGCTGCGCTGAAGGTGGCGTATCTGCAAAACGCTGTAGAGGGGCAGCTGGTAGCGCGCGGTAATCGTGTGCGGGCAGCAGCGTTGGGTTAGGAGAGAGCAGCGGCAGAAGCAGGGCCGGAAGCTCCGCCGTTTCACCCAGCTCACTCCAGCCTGCCTGCAAGCGGGTGTGCAGCTGATAGTATCCGCCTTTTTGAGCCGGCGTATAAGAAAGCAGCGGCCGGCCGGTGGCATCAGCCCACAAGGCCAATGAGCCGTCTGGGGCTGCTGCCTCGCCTCGCCGCTGAATGCTAACCACCGGGCCTTCCGGAAAAGGAGCAAAATGAGTAGTTGCCACTTTGCCCGGGCCGGCGGCTACCTGCCAGATATGTAGGCCGGTAGCCATGCGCGCTTGCAGTTGGGCCGGCAGCGGCTCATCCGTCAGCCAGAATACCCAATCCAGCGGCTTGGCTGGCGGGGGCACATCAGCGGAAACTGTTAGCTGCAGAGGCATGGCCACGCCCAGGGCCGCAGCCCGTAGCGCGGCGCGCATGTGCCGGGCTTCTTCGGTGTAGGAGGGCGCGGCTCGTACCCACACGTGCCAGGCATCCGTCCGGACGGGAATGGTATCGGTGGCGGAAACCAGCAGGGCGCGGTCAGCAGAAGCCTGATATTGCCAGTTGCCTAGGCCCGGCACGGCAATGGGCTGGGAAGATACCGGCCGCGTGATGGTGCGAAAGGTGGTGCGGTTTTCCGCGCTGCGGCCCAACAACAGGGTAAGAGTAGTAGGGGAGGGACGGAAAGCCGCCTGCACCCAGGTAACAGAGTCATCCAGGGGAACGGCCGTCCAGGCCAGGCGCCGGGGCAGAGCGGGACGGCCGCCCTGAAAATTCCGGAGCCGCACGGAAGTAAATGCCCACAGGCGGCCCTGGGGAAAGGAATCGGTGGCCTGCTGCAGACGTGCCCACAGGTTGTCTACGGGTTGTGGTTTTCGGCTGGCCGGATACGCCGAGTCCGGCCGCAGCCAGGCGGCAGCGGGCACCAGGGGAAAGCCGCGCTGCAGCAGCCGCAACGAATGCCCCTGGCGGCGGAGCGAATCTATCTGTGGCCGCACCGCCTCCACGCCACGGGAGGTTAGTAGCTCCGGGCTGATGAGTACGGGGCCCCGCTGCGGCCGGGCCGGGCGCTGCCAAACGGGCCCGGCCAGCGCCAGCAACGCCAGCACGGCCACGCGCAGCAGAAACAACAGCAGCTGTTCCGGACTGAGCTTGCGCAACCGCCGGTTGGCCCCGGCTTCCAGCCACCGCAAACTACCCACCTGCACGGTGCGGCCGGGCCGCCGGTTCCACAAATAAATGGCCAGGGGAACCACCAGGGCACCCAAAGCCAGTAATGCGGAAGGAGAAAGCAGCTTAAACAAAGAGGAGAAAGTATGCGGGTGAAAAATAGTTAGCGCAGCAAAAACCGGCGGCGGTGCAGAAACTCGCGCATG
The Hymenobacter sp. DG25B genome window above contains:
- a CDS encoding BatA domain-containing protein encodes the protein MFKLLSPSALLALGALVVPLAIYLWNRRPGRTVQVGSLRWLEAGANRRLRKLSPEQLLLFLLRVAVLALLALAGPVWQRPARPQRGPVLISPELLTSRGVEAVRPQIDSLRRQGHSLRLLQRGFPLVPAAAWLRPDSAYPASRKPQPVDNLWARLQQATDSFPQGRLWAFTSVRLRNFQGGRPALPRRLAWTAVPLDDSVTWVQAAFRPSPTTLTLLLGRSAENRTTFRTITRPVSSQPIAVPGLGNWQYQASADRALLVSATDTIPVRTDAWHVWVRAAPSYTEEARHMRAALRAAALGVAMPLQLTVSADVPPPAKPLDWVFWLTDEPLPAQLQARMATGLHIWQVAAGPGKVATTHFAPFPEGPVVSIQRRGEAAAPDGSLALWADATGRPLLSYTPAQKGGYYQLHTRLQAGWSELGETAELPALLLPLLSPNPTLLPAHDYRALPAAPLQRFADTPPSAQPVMAKSPVALDLRVWWILAAGIVWAIERLVASRQARLSAVKASAV
- a CDS encoding DUF4175 family protein, with translation MQVLLPALAGLLVLGVVWQRGTNWHTPTLVLGLSGLTLLLWYLFRLWQPDLAHTARQLNRLYPELEDSAGLLLRQPDELSLLESLQQQHVINRLAVLSADQLPLLPVAWRPTILLTAGLLLMAGGLSLWKSTSSIRSEAAPALAIRFPESPAAAGQPTAPRLLDTRILISPPAYTRQATSAASQPSFRCPEGSLVRWTVRVSRAAKQPPQLILGKQTLPFRPVAGQANTFTAQATLTSSVLYHLRFAGQNSDDYAINVQPDQAPTVRIQTPKPYTLVEFGMKPQVPVRVLLQDDYGLTRARLVATVAQGQGEAVKFREVATELSGGLRGQPAQATLAHLLRLPQLGLTYGDEVYFYVQTWDNHQRTARSDSYLVQWEDTTVDDSGTDMALGVNMVPAYFRSQRQIIIDTEKLLSEKRGLPQATLLERSNTIGYDQKVLRLRYGQFMGEEFSESIGDAPVQADSAGSAEKHEGAEEHGHHDEHAAPATSDAAGDAARLMEPYVHAHDDAETADFLEPAVKAKLSIVLSQMWEAELRLRTGQPAAALPFEYKALRLLKQVQQQTRAYVKKSGFEPPVFPEATLRLTGELGNASGVAIQRNVPAPTSPQKPAQAALAIVQRLQQGAAPAATDALVLEQAGQALAQKALNQPGTYLGALRELRTLTGRLRAKQPPCRSCLPVIERALLRLLPAARPAPVRQPGPGRLSQRYFQELR